DNA from Rosa rugosa chromosome 6, drRosRugo1.1, whole genome shotgun sequence:
GTTTGCACGCCAGACtgattttggagccaaacacatatAAAAGTGGAAAGGAATATGAAAATCCACTACCGACTACTCAATTAGCTAGCTTGTATATATAAGAATCGAGCTAGCAAGCTTCTTCTTTTAATTATAATTACCTAAATAAAagaagggttaaatactgtttattCCCTGAACtttcaggaaaaaaaacaattcagtccctccctttttaatttcacacgtttactccctcatctctcaattttggaccaataggtgcATCCGTTAAGATTTGACGTTAAATCAATGGTAAAAAtgtcttttttctctcttctctctctccataaacaaattcccaatttttttttttggtttgatcCCACCTCAGTGAGTTCGATGGTTGCGGAGTTGTGctcttcatcgtcttcctcaaCCTCTTATGGCACAAAAGACTTGTAAGCTCTTCATCTGCCGCAATGAAGAAGCCGCCCTCTACACCCGCCACTCCATCTACTCCAACTACCGCCGCACCATCTACACCATCAACTCCGTCCTCGCCGCCCAACTCCGCCAGTCCAAGTACTCCGACCTCTTCTCCCTCCACTGTTAATCTAAGGTTTCGAAGCTTAAGCATGGCGGGTGAATTGTGAAGGCAGTGTTGGTTGTCGTTTTTGAGCTATGAATTGGTCTCGGTGAATTGACTAGtcggagaaaagagagagagagagagaggaagatgaatgttgctcttttttttttttttttttctctctgtagaACTTGTTATGAGCTTGAGGCAGTGAGGCTAATTTTGTTTGAGTGATGATGGGTTGCTTAGTAGTGAATTGCAGAAACAGAGTATAGAACTGGATGGGGAAATGAGTAGGAAGAGAATGAGGGGAGCGAtgaaatcgaaattgaaaattggGAGCTCCAGAATCTGAAATTGATGAAATCGATTTGACGGCAGCGGTGTTGGCTGAAATGGAGTCGAGGGGTCGGATCCTCGGCCGAATGAGGGAGGTCAGAGATGGAGATTGGAGAGAGCTGTGGGGATGGGTTACTAGAGTTATATATGGGTTTtggtagaaagagagagaagtaaGAAAAAGGGGGTACATGAAGTGTTGGAGGTAGTGGCGGCGAGGGGAGTGTCGGAGGGGAACAGGCTTCGTCAGACTGCCCCGCCGTTGCTGGCACCGACGATGTAGACTGTGTCATGAGCTTGGAAAAGTGCGGAGAGGAGCAAGAGAGACTAGGGTGAGGGCACGAATTGACGAGGATGACATGTTGTTGAGATTGGACAAGTCTCAGACTTGAAGGAGAAGGGGAAGGTTGCGGAGGAGATGGAGGGAGATATCTGGAGTAGAGAGAGctgaaagaaggaagaagaagaagatataaaaaaaaaatatataaaaaaggcgagggtataatagactttttgacGCGGAAGGATTGTCACGTCACCAATTTAACAGAGTTTTTGGACTGAAAGTTAacggatggacctattggtcaaAAATTGAGAGATTAGgaagtaaacgtgtgaaattaaaaagggagTGACTGAATTGTTTTTTCCCTGAAGGTTGAGgaagtaaacaatatttaaccCATAAAATAATTTACTTTTTATATAAGTACTATATACCATAGGACGATAAAGATCAAAACGACTGAAGTGATAATTTGATAAGAACTCATGTATTTTATCATGTTACATATATATGTTTCGAAATGACTATAAATATAAATTAACTATAAAAATGACAAATGTAGGATTATCTGTAAACTAATACAAACAACGATCTATGTTAGTCCACAAAGCCCGCGGTAAAATCAGTGACAAAAGTAAATTTCTACCGACTAAAGTTATCGAAAAACATTTGGTTGCCGTattagaggaaaaaaaaaaatgaggagttGACTATTTAAATTAATAATGCAAATGAGAATGGTCGATCTCATACATAGGAATTGATTGATCGAAAAGCTAAATAGCTAACTAGCTAACAGAAAATTGATTGCAGAATTGATAAACATGCATGTGCCTCAGTGCCTAGTTCCAAGATGGTGGGGAACATAAGGCCAAACGCCCTCTTGCTAATCACATGATTGTTAAATTGTTTGCAGCAAATCTCCATAATACACATTTCCACACAATAAGATAATATTCTGCTTTTATAAGCAACCATTATAATGATACACTGATACCCTTTTCCAGATTATGCAAAAATTCGCTACTGTAGACGGCTAGATTCCATGTTATCTCCATACCCTAAAAACTAAATCGAAACCTTAAGTACTTCAAACCAGTTATACTCAATCGACTGTATTAGTCCAATCTTAAGTACTTTCTTTTCAACGCGGTTTAAGTACTACGTCAtctttttttgttcttatttaatgaaaaataattTGCGCTTTAATTTGagcatcacaaaaataaaaagccTTTCAATCAATACAAAAAATAAACGAGTTTaccattttatatatatttttcaaccttttggttttttttttttcaaatagaaGTGTTtgattatacatatatacactaCGAATCAACGATGTTAGAATAAGAAGTATTCAAACCAGCAGAGAGGTTAAAGGGAGACATCAAGCTTAAGATTCATGATCGatgcatttgtggcaagacatGGGTGCATGGCCTTGGTTTTTGGAGTTGTCCACAATCAACATGCTTCTCTAACGAAAACAACGCAACATTACCAGTTGTATATCTATCAGCATCTGTATCGCAATCAAATAATGAGCATGCATGTTCTGGAAAATCTACGCGAAGAAAACACAAACAATTCTAGTATTCAATAAATTTCAGGGTTCCAATCATATTGTGCTCGCTAATGATTGACTTGATTATAATGATTTTTGATCTGCTAGCTGCGCGCAAATActcacacatatatatatcatttactAAAAGCATTTTTAGCAAACTCTCTATTttgactccttagctattttgaagaggatgtttaactttttatctattttagcagctgcaccagactcctaagtggatctccattataacttttagctatcccGCTgctatagagagcgagatgagactctctataatttaaacaattccttttaagttattttatgtaatttaaaaatatatttaaactatttaatcttatttaaaaaattatataaattcaaaactagctaaaatagatagCACTAATGCAGATGTATTTCTAAAGTGACTAGCCAAAATGACATTTTAgctattttagctaaaatttgactataAAATGGCTAAcattgctaaaaatgctctaacTCATGACCAGAGTCAATTTTAATTAGAGTTTATATAACAATCTGAACCAACCAAACTGTAAAAGTACTATATATAactattcatatatatatgaaatggaTGCTAGCTAGCTCAGAGGTCACTACAGTAGTACAGTACTCGATCACCACCAGTTGTAATCACCATCGATCAGTACTAGTATACATCATCGATTAAATGAAAAGATAGAGGTCATTATCATATTCAATAACCTGGATCGGTATTGTTTTCTTTATAAAAGCAATGTTAATTGGTAAAATGACATCCATGACGTTAATTTGCTAGTTTCCTTGTTTTAATGAAAGAATAACGATCTTTTTCAGCTTTTGTTCCCCATCAAATTGTTTATCCGAAGGCAAAATGAGTCTAAAATATTGGtccaacttttttattttttttccgtTCAAGATCTCATACTCAAATACGAACCTAGACGCCTTTTCATGAAAAATCTCACTTTCCCATAAACTGCAAACCAATTAACATCACCATCGATAAATATATATTCACGGTTTCAAACTATAATCACAGTTCCACGTATACTTTAATCAATTAGTTAGATCCGTGACACGTATAAACTCTCCCATAAGAGAAAAGTGATGAAAATCACTTCCACCCAACATTTGCTTTTCCCATGTATCTAATCAAAGATCATGGGTAATCTCTATATGTCTAATAGCTCtccaaccaaaacaaaataccATAAAATGAAGATTCTCAGCAAGTTTAATCCAACATGCATCCAGACATATTAACCGTACTTCTTTAGATAGATTCATtgtcatgatggagtttctcttaattaaataaattaataaatcacTTATTATTACTGTCAAATAATTAATCAGAGACTTACTTTAATGGGAATTAGTCTATCAATACTAAAGAACAATATATTGATAGATAAATGTATCATAAAAGTATTAATGAAATCAAGCTAGCTAGAAACCCTAATTATATTATACCATGGATTTTGGTGAGACGTAGCATCAAACTACTTGACGTTTTGTGAAAAAAATGCAGTGGTGTGACTTAGTTTGACAAACTGTCCACTATTACACTAAGTTGATGATTGATCGAAAGTGATCCGATATGTACGTACATATGGGTACAAAACAAGCACATATGTATGAACTAACTATGTTACGATTGTCACTCTCTAAATCATCGTCGTTTGGCTAAACCATTACCAATGAAATAGAAAAAGGAGATATACAGATTGATGGGAAGAGGCGACGTTCATACATAGTAATAGTGGTAGGTTCATGCACTTAATTTGGAGTTTGGACCACATTCAAAGTGTGACATCCAAGCTATAGCTATACAAACCCTACAAACTAACCACTGGATGATGCATTAATGTGTAATTTCTTcctttagtttttttatttgtaaATCAGCTATTGTACAGTACTAATATCTTAAAATtatgttaaaaaataaaattaaaataaaaggtACATCAGAAACATGATCGAAGTGATCACCCAATTTGTGCCCTACAATACCTACATTCACGACCTTTCTAATTCAAGACGTTATGACATGTTTATAGAGTTAAGAGTGACTCTACTAAAGTGAATAAGTGAAAACAATCGCACTCATTTGTAATTCTATTAAGGACATAGGTGTTACCCACTTCCGCTCTTGCtttcaaacatatatatatgggCCTTATTTCATAGCCCATTTTTCATGGTGACCTGGCCCATTTTATGAGCGTTAGAGCGCATTTTGCATTATGCAGAGCAGTTTGCCCTCCTCTCTCTGCACTCTGCAGCATCCCTTTCTTCATGTCTCGCTAGAAATATATATCCTTACATCCTTGCATCAACATGCAAGCCCAACAAAAGAAATTGACAAGAAGACTTAGAAAGAGAGAGCAAGAAATCTTACCAAGTACTCGACGATGCCATGTATTCTACTCACGATCTGTTCTTGAACGAAGGAAAAGAAGGAGATCGAAGAATAATTAAGAGTGGCATGACATTTGATCATCTCAAGAATTAATCATACAAGCAAGAACTGGGTGTTCTTATATAGAGCTAGATTTCGTAGAAAACGCACAACCTCAATATTGGAAGATACTTGTGTCTAAGCCAACTTTTTACTGCTATTATTGCACTCGCCAGCGATATGCTCACTAGTACTTTTACAGATACCTACTAAAGTTGATCCAATTCAAAGAACTAGCTAGGTAGATCAAACATGCTAGATCTGCCTAACCAAAGTCGATCGTACTCGATCTTTCGTTAGAATTTACAACCAAGGCAGAAGGGATGGTGGAGCAAGATAAAATAATTTAAGCAAAAAAAAACCAGCAAAATGAATGGAGGTGCGGGGAATCGAACCCCGTGCCTCTCGCATGCGAAGCGAGCGCTCTACCATATGAGCTACACCCCCAATCAATGGTAGCCTACTGATTCAattataattaacaaattatCTACAGTTTTATTGCAACTAAGGGTCCTCTTTCTTGGGCTAAGTTTCATAACTCATCACTATCACGTCTGAAAGTCGATGTCTTGGTTAGAAAGACTGTGTCTGGTTCGATCAGGCAAAGACAGAGTTTCTATCAGAAAATGGAAGGGTTCCCCTCAGATTCTGTTATTCCGGTCTTCATAGAAGTTTCCCAATAAGGAAACCAAGCTAGTCCCACTACTAATCTAGCTAACTCCGGAGTCCGGACTATAGAATTTTTAGTTGAATCACCACCTTCACCTATTTCAAACCTAACAGTCTCTGATCGACCCAAGCTCTAAATTTCCCAACCTTCTACTTTCCCCAGTATCCCCACATATGAAACCATCACCTGACCAAAGCCATGTatataaaaacaagaaaacaccCAGATGGAGAACACAAGCAGCTTGCTACTGAACTTTGAGGCAGAGATGGAAGATCAGCAACCAAGTCTAAGCCCGGCAGCGCGTCTGTTTCACTCACCAAAGTTCATCTGCTATATTGTCATAAGAATGGGGTGCAGCATCAGGATCAATCCTGAAGTAATCAGCGCCGGCTTGAAGGAAACCTTGTATAAGCATCCTCACTTCTCTAGCAAAATGGTAAACATAAAATACTTCTATTTCAGTTTCTTTTGTGATCAAATGTGCCTTTAGTACATTGCTCTATACATGTTCTTTGTTTATGCCTTTGACATTAACATTTCAAGAAGTACAAATGTACAATATATAGTTTGGGAAATATAGCTGTTTAGCTTAATTTATAGAATCTTGTTAGTAGGTGAACGTGGATAGCATATATGTTACGTAAAAGAATGAGATGGAACCGTGAGGTGATCATAGCGGTGAGAAAAAGTGTCTTTTTCCGGGAAATGATAGAAACCGAATCTAAACACCGTCGGAGGCCAAAAAAGCAATTAGCAAAGCAATAGGAGAGTGTAGGGAAAAAAACAGTCCCAATTTTATTAGCCAATCAGAGTTGGTTCAGTTGGCAAGGGCGGACTTGAGATGTAAACTCACACAAGTTCGATCCCCGCTACCAGCAATCTCTAATTTGGTGGGCAATCTAGAAAATATCTTGCATAATTCCATACCAATGGGCTGGGCTGGGACACTGGCCAGTTTCGTAAGTCCTGTTGGGTTAAGGTCGTAGGTTTGCCCTGACCCTGCTAGTGTAGGGAAGCCTCCCTCTTACCTGAACTTttatgtaccaaaaaaaaaaaaaaaaaagagatggaACCGGGTTTCTATTAGCCTATTAGGCAATGCCATTCAGAATCGTTGTGTGAAGAAGGTGGTGATTTGTcaaaatatatgtgtgtgtgtgtgtgtatatatatatatttagactAGGGTATCTGAGTCTTTGACCCGACTAATCCctagccccccccccccaaacatTTGGGGAACTGGAAACTCTAGCAATTGCTAGGTGGCATGGGTACCTTTGGAGAGGGTCGAACCCCAGACCACTTGGGAGCAAACCAAGGGCCTGACCGCTAGGCCAACAACTCTTTGGTTCTAGTGAAAATGTATATGAAGCTTTGGATTTCCATTATTTCAGTAGAATCTTAGGTAGAACCTAATATTTTCCCAACAAGGAAAGCAAGGTGGTACTACTGCTACTAACTTCCAATTTTTATCAGTTCCCCAGAACCCCACATTTTAAACGTCTCATGGTTGAAGCCATGGAtgtaaagagaagaaaagatggAAAATACAAGAGACCTACATGTAATCCAAAACACAAAATTGGAGAATGTCATGATGAATACTTATTCTCTAATGAAGATCCAAAGCCTAATTCTAAGCTCGACAGCAGTTTGTTTCATTCACCGAAATTCAGCTGTTACATTGTTTTAACAATAGGCAGCAAGACAAGAATCAATCTGGAAGTTGTTAAAGCCGGCTTGAAGCAAAACTTACCTGATCATCCTTGCTTCTCTAGCATAATGGTCTACAATAGTTGCTTTTCTCTTGCTTGGTTAAATgcgtttctttttctttttcctggaTTTGCTTTCTGTGCATGGATCTTAGTTGATGCCATTTCAATGATTTGACTTGATCAGACATCTGTAGGTATAATCTGTAGACTGTAGGTTTTAAGGTACAGAAGATCACTTTTTTAGATTGGAATCTGAACTCTGAAGTACAATCTATAATTTGGGGgacttataattttttttaatcggTGAAGGATAAAAAATTATGTGGTAAAAAGATATGGATATACAACTTTCAATAAATATGGAGGACCATGTTATTGTTCCAAACATGGATTCAGATATGGAGGATGCAGACCAGTTTGTTAGAGACTACATTTCGCGCCTTACTACAAGCCCTCTTGGCCTTTCCAAGCCACTATGGGAAGTCCATATCCTCAATGTCGACAAAACCTCTGATGCAGAAGCCGTTGCAGTGATTCGGATTCACCACTTGATGGGGGATGGCGCATCCCTCATGTCATGTCTACTAGCTTGTACCAGAAAAACATTGGACCCGGATGCATTGCCTAGTGTTCCAACCAAGAGGAAACATGAGGGTGGTTCTTCAAGTGATTCGAGCGTATTCTGGTGGTTGTTGATGGCTATTTGGTTAGCAGTAACATTGATAGGAAACACTCTTGTTGATCTTGGGCTGTTTGTTGCCACAATTCTGGTTTTGAAAGACACCAAGACTCCTATTAAAGGTCCACCTGGGGTTGAGCTTACTGCCAAGCGGTTCTTGCATCGAACGGTTAGTTTGGATCACATCAAGCAAGTGAAGAATGCTATGAAACATGGTATGTTAGTCGCACATACATATTTCCTTATAGTTTTAGTATTCAATGGATCTACCAAACTGGGTTCAAATTCATAATGATGGATAAATATGCAAGTAGATGTCAAGACCTATTTTGGGTGAAAATGAATAACCTACCGCTGTTTGGCTGACTCTCTACTCTCTATGCTCATAAAAGATATTAACAAAGACGTTGGGGTTGATCTAAGCATGGTTTCAACTTCAGAAGTAACTGAAACCATAACAATTGGTCATGCCATTATAAAGTACGTAGTTGAGGAGAGCCATCTACTCATGGGATTGTTTCAAACATCTGACAAGACTCATATTTAGTTGCTGTTTAAATTTTACCAGACCATGAATCTTGTATTGGGAGTCACAGAAGCGGGTCTATCGCAATATTTGAACTGCAGATATGGTAAGATCTCTTGGTCTAATTCAGCAGATTATATCAGTGTTCTATAACTATTAGCTGAGTCACCAGTAccatattttctctctcttttcactTGGAAAACGACTTGGAAATTTTCAGAGAAAGTTCCAACTCCCAACTCCTATAGTATCTTTTTGTATGATCTACTATTCAAATCGGCGAGCATGACTTCTACAACCATAACACAGATTTATCATCTTATCACTTAAGTTAGACTGTAGCTTCTCCTGATCCTTTTTCCACTGGCTCTTAAAATTCGTTGATACCCGAGGAAAAACTTGCCAATACCTCAAAATACTCATTAGTATCTAATAACACAATTTTGTGTTTATATAGCAGCAGTGAAACTGAGAATGATGAGGAAGTAAAGAAGTGAAAGCTGACCTATGAATCAGAgacgaaggaagaagaagatgagagaaagGGActatgggagagagagaaatcgtgAAAAATGAGAGGACTGCATTGTTACTGAGCTGGTTACAAATTACAATTTTACATGGGCTTATACATCAGCTTTTCTACGACCAAAATTACCAAAATACTCTAATATGCTCCTAACATCCCCCCTCGATCAACCACAGGCTTTGGCTACAAGCATATGGTTGGAGCAAATGTGAAAAGTAAAACGCCATAACCAAATGATGGAACTGGTGCCTCTTCTTCAGAACAAGGACGGGTAATTAACTCCAAAATCAAGGGCACAGTAAATACTCAGAACATAGCATGCCTCTTTTGATCAGAAAATACTATTCTtggcagtggcggatccagaatCCAAAACctgtctaggctaattagacAATCAGTTAAATTAGACTAATTTCTctatagattttt
Protein-coding regions in this window:
- the LOC133718607 gene encoding wax ester synthase/diacylglycerol acyltransferase 11-like gives rise to the protein MDIQLSINMEDHVIVPNMDSDMEDADQFVRDYISRLTTSPLGLSKPLWEVHILNVDKTSDAEAVAVIRIHHLMGDGASLMSCLLACTRKTLDPDALPSVPTKRKHEGGSSSDSSVFWWLLMAIWLAVTLIGNTLVDLGLFVATILVLKDTKTPIKGPPGVELTAKRFLHRTVSLDHIKQVKNAMKHGMLVAHTYFLIVLVFNGSTKLGSNS